In the genome of Stegostoma tigrinum isolate sSteTig4 chromosome 29, sSteTig4.hap1, whole genome shotgun sequence, one region contains:
- the LOC132206052 gene encoding uncharacterized protein LOC132206052, with the protein MEMLLSSVEVIHHESSKADIKAVSTAGHLASQSKTMETLWTFQEESESNDEGQQCRMFNEPTHPKVAERQALNSEQSIPSVEQATKGILSGPSQGPTAQYLMAHAKENNLQEKQHCEFTSESGVSNDNVSNCNVLQTVQMAAEASVTLVVPPATGDPTMSQQERSNWDHPTSTATTQATQADSYCHSQKNPAANETNSRLVKSGACSSVESLLVLDDGAPLSVIEKDGGRDTGGNSLARGERSQAMSPATGSKLGEDKNEHKMPVLPDNMCDTVLHVTMDSEEQECPVCIELYDSGTHKQALLNCNHSFCDSCVKSIMEKAAVSNTSQICCPICRQRTPMPEWEIRQLQEEMTCLNGVVAGRLVMIPTSPAPQERPCMRLQQAFRQRLLTTRRCGYLPCLQYPLWLVNALAQCDQISPYCYLCSILLLYGLELLCLALIFTPVIILILLFTLLDKE; encoded by the exons ATGGAAATGCTACTCAGCTCCGTAGAGGTGATACACCATGAATCCTCAAAGGCTGACATCAAGGCAGTGAGCACTGCAGGACATCTGGCTTCACAG AGTAAAACTATGGAGACACTGTGGACCTTTCAGGAGGAGAGTGAATCGAATGATGAAGGACAGCAATGCAGGATGTTTAATGAGCCAACTCACCCAAAGGTGGCTGAGAGACAAGCACTGAATTCTGAACAATCAATCCCTTCTGTGGAGCAGGCAACAAAGGGGATATTGTCTGGGCCCAGCCAAGGCCCTACGGCCCAGTATCTCATGGCACATGCCAAGGAGAACAACCTTCAAGAGAAACAGCATTGTGAGTTTACCAGTGAGAGTGGGGTGAGCAATGACAATGTCAGTAACTGCAATGTTTTACAAACAGTGCAGATGGCAGCTGAAGCTTCAGTGACTCTTGTTGTTCCTCCTGCAACCGGTGACCCTACAATGTCTCAACAGGAACGATCCAACTGGGATCACCCAACATCAACGGCTACAACGCAAGCCACCCAGGCGGACAGCTACTGTCATTCCCAGAAAAATCCCGCAGCCAATGAGACAAATAGTAGGCTGGTAAAGAGTGGAGCATGCAGTTCAGTGGAGTCCCTGCTGGTCCTTGATGATGGAGCTCCCCTGTCTGTTATAGAGAAAGATGGGGGACGGGACACAGGAGGCAATTCCTTGGCCAGAGGCGAAAGAAGTCAGGCCATGTCTCCTGCAACAGGCAGTAAACTTGGGGAAGATAAAAATGAGCACAAAATGCCAGTGCTGCCTGATAATATGTGTGACACAGTATTGCATGTGACAATGGATAGTGAGGAACAGGAATGTCCCGTTTGTATTGAACTGTATGACTCTGGCACTCACAAGCAGGCTTTGCTGAACTGCAACCATAGCTTTTGTGACAGCTGTGTGAAGAGCATTATGGAGAAGGCAGCAGTGAGCAACACAAGCCAGATCTGCTGCCCGATCTGTCGCCAGAGAACCCCAATGCCTGAGTGGGAGATCCGTCAGCTTCAGGAAGAGATGACGTGTTTAAACGGGGTAGTGGCTGGCAGATTGGTCATGATACCCACATCTCCAGCCCCACAGGAAAGGCCATGCATGAGGCTGCAGCAGGCCTTTCGTCAACGTTTGTTGACCACCCGGAGGTGTGGCTACTTGCCATGCCTGCAATACCCACTGTGGCTGGTAAATGCATTAGCACAGTGTGACCAGATATCACCATATTGTTACCTCTGCTCCATTCTCCTCCTGTATGGGCTGGAGTTACTGTGTCTTGCTCTCATCTTCACTCCTGTGATTATACTAATCTTACTTTTCACATTACTGGACAAAGAGTGA